The proteins below are encoded in one region of Epinephelus lanceolatus isolate andai-2023 chromosome 7, ASM4190304v1, whole genome shotgun sequence:
- the smim32 gene encoding small integral membrane protein 32, with the protein MLRQILLNSTDTPDFDLVLMAQSSTHAPSSLNASHGGSVSVAALLRPTTGRGGGGLREGELHKPDLITYIVMCLLLFLLVLLIVFFINCQLRNSFFASMPYDRSLREARTSYK; encoded by the coding sequence ATGCTGAGACAGATCCTCCTCAACTCCACCGACACCCCAGACTTCGACCTGGTGCTCATGGCCCAGTCCTCGACACACGCCCCCTCCTCCCTGAACGCCTCCCACGGCGGTTCGGTGAGCGTGGCCGCTCTCCTGAGACCCACCACGGGGCGAGGGGGAGGAGGGCTCCGGGAGGGCGAGCTCCACAAACCGGACCTGATCACCTACATAGTCATGTGCCTACTGCTCTTCTTATTGGTGCTACTCATTGTGTTCTTCATCAACTGCCAGCTCCGGAACTCTTTCTTCGCCTCCATGCCATATGACAGGTCGCTGAGAGAGGCCCGGACCTCCTACAAGTAG